The following proteins are co-located in the Aurantiacibacter atlanticus genome:
- a CDS encoding aspartate/glutamate racemase family protein — MRKLGLIGGMSWVSTHRYYERINKMVQREVGRRSSAPMLIENLDFAELYQLQTEEDWERGTRILIDSARRLTDAGAQMIIIGANSMHRVYRDVQAQVDVPILHIAECVGEKMAQDGVKRAALIGTRNVMTEGFYRRRLVAHGVDLLPPQMESVEQLDRIIYEELMLGKPRKDSERLLRSMFTRYQADGAQAVVLACTELELVVDVDANVVPIYDCMRIHADAAARWIIGGE, encoded by the coding sequence TTGCGTAAGCTGGGCCTGATTGGCGGGATGAGTTGGGTTTCAACCCATCGCTATTACGAACGTATCAACAAGATGGTGCAACGCGAGGTTGGCCGACGATCCTCCGCGCCCATGCTCATCGAGAACCTCGATTTTGCGGAATTATATCAATTGCAGACCGAGGAAGACTGGGAGCGTGGCACCAGGATTCTGATTGATTCTGCGCGAAGGCTGACCGATGCCGGCGCTCAAATGATTATCATCGGGGCCAATTCCATGCACCGCGTTTATCGAGATGTGCAGGCGCAGGTCGATGTGCCGATCCTTCACATTGCCGAATGCGTTGGCGAAAAAATGGCGCAGGATGGGGTGAAGCGGGCTGCCTTGATCGGCACGCGTAATGTCATGACCGAAGGGTTTTATCGACGCCGTCTTGTGGCACATGGGGTGGATCTTCTGCCGCCGCAGATGGAAAGCGTCGAACAGCTTGACCGGATCATTTACGAAGAACTCATGCTGGGTAAACCGCGCAAGGATTCCGAACGTCTATTGCGTTCCATGTTCACCCGTTACCAAGCCGATGGCGCGCAAGCCGTGGTGCTGGCCTGCACCGAACTGGAGCTGGTGGTCGATGTCGACGCGAATGTCGTGCCCATCTATGATTGCATGCGCATCCATGCTGACGCTGCCGCGCGGTGGATTATCGGCGGCGAATAG
- a CDS encoding ABA4-like family protein has protein sequence MNWDWIFQAANIWAMAAWGALLLLPRGPIIMSAIFYAAMGMLCLAYTVLLILLQGAWVDPGAQADAAFVSFTSLEGVRAIFASDAGVTLGWMHYLTFDLFVGIWISRDADAKGFSRWVQAPFLLLTLFFGPAGLLWWLALREKRARKGARRKMN, from the coding sequence TTGAACTGGGACTGGATATTTCAAGCTGCCAACATCTGGGCGATGGCTGCCTGGGGCGCGCTTCTTCTGCTCCCGCGCGGACCAATCATCATGTCGGCGATTTTCTATGCGGCGATGGGCATGCTGTGCCTTGCCTACACCGTGCTGCTGATCCTGCTGCAGGGCGCCTGGGTCGATCCCGGCGCGCAGGCTGATGCGGCTTTTGTTTCCTTCACTTCGCTTGAAGGCGTCCGCGCGATATTTGCATCCGATGCAGGCGTCACGCTAGGGTGGATGCACTATCTCACTTTCGACCTGTTTGTAGGCATCTGGATATCGCGGGATGCGGACGCCAAAGGGTTCTCACGCTGGGTCCAGGCCCCGTTTCTGCTCCTGACGCTGTTCTTCGGACCGGCCGGCTTGCTGTGGTGGCTCGCCCTGCGTGAAAAGCGGGCGCGCAAGGGTGCACGAAGGAAGATGAATTGA
- a CDS encoding DUF938 domain-containing protein → MKRYAPATLRNREPIADVLSKELPKKGLLLEIAAGTGEHAAFLAERFPDLDWLPTDQDAEAIASIAAWRVEGSSPNMLAPLVLSAASPDWPVKVPDAILRANKQPDVISDVNSDGNWKCDACLCINMVHISKWDATIGLFRGCSQVLTTDAPLILYGPYLEEGIETAPSNLDFDRSLKMRNPVWGLRKLEDVDRLAEEWGFQRTARYQMPANNIMLVYRRKPT, encoded by the coding sequence TTGAAGCGTTACGCACCAGCTACCCTGCGCAATCGGGAGCCGATTGCAGATGTCCTGAGCAAGGAACTGCCAAAGAAAGGTCTGTTGCTGGAAATTGCAGCAGGGACCGGGGAGCATGCGGCGTTTCTCGCCGAGCGTTTCCCTGATCTTGACTGGCTGCCTACCGATCAGGATGCAGAAGCAATTGCCTCCATCGCGGCTTGGCGGGTCGAAGGAAGCTCGCCCAATATGCTTGCTCCGCTAGTGCTGAGTGCGGCATCGCCAGATTGGCCCGTAAAGGTACCGGACGCGATCTTGCGAGCGAACAAGCAGCCTGACGTAATTTCTGATGTGAATTCAGATGGTAATTGGAAATGCGATGCCTGTCTTTGCATCAATATGGTCCATATAAGCAAATGGGACGCGACAATCGGATTGTTCAGGGGATGCTCGCAGGTCCTCACTACAGATGCACCCCTCATCCTCTATGGGCCCTATCTCGAAGAGGGTATAGAAACAGCGCCATCCAACTTAGATTTCGACCGCTCATTGAAAATGAGGAACCCGGTGTGGGGTCTGCGTAAACTGGAGGACGTTGACCGATTGGCTGAGGAATGGGGTTTTCAACGAACTGCTCGCTACCAGATGCCGGCCAACAACATCATGCTGGTTTACCGAAGAAAGCCAACATAG
- a CDS encoding NAD(P)H-binding protein, which produces MSDAINARRQVMLVGATGLIGRHIIARTPDLPELNLQGLSRREINFTPGTRMELVLSDTSGWADAITSLQPETVLCALGTTHSKAGSDEAFRAVDYELVMEVARAAKQGGTRHFVLVSSVGANLMSRSFYLRTKGEVERDVRSLKFTRLDILRPGLLRGFREGETRPVEGLGRLLAPATDIFLRGDRAKYRSIRAGVLATAALQAAYEKAGGQFVHEHDSIMRLANRFEREHLPADDE; this is translated from the coding sequence ATGTCTGACGCAATAAACGCGAGGCGACAGGTCATGCTTGTCGGCGCGACCGGATTGATCGGCCGTCACATCATTGCCCGAACGCCGGATTTGCCAGAACTGAACCTGCAGGGGCTTTCGCGCCGCGAGATCAATTTTACGCCTGGAACGCGGATGGAGCTTGTGCTGTCCGATACGTCGGGCTGGGCGGATGCAATCACTTCGCTGCAGCCGGAGACGGTACTTTGCGCGCTTGGCACAACGCATTCAAAGGCCGGCAGCGACGAAGCATTCCGCGCGGTGGATTATGAATTGGTAATGGAAGTCGCCCGCGCGGCAAAGCAGGGCGGGACGCGTCATTTCGTGCTCGTTTCATCAGTTGGCGCAAACCTCATGTCGCGCAGTTTTTACCTGCGCACAAAGGGCGAGGTCGAGCGCGATGTAAGATCACTGAAGTTTACGCGGCTCGACATTTTAAGGCCGGGATTGCTACGCGGATTTCGCGAAGGAGAAACGCGGCCAGTAGAAGGATTGGGCCGGCTGCTTGCTCCGGCAACCGACATTTTCTTACGGGGCGACAGGGCGAAATATCGCTCCATCCGGGCAGGTGTGCTTGCCACAGCGGCGTTACAGGCAGCCTATGAAAAGGCGGGCGGACAATTCGTTCACGAACATGATTCAATCATGCGTCTTGCCAATCGGTTCGAGCGCGAACATCTGCCTGCAGATGATGAATAG
- a CDS encoding entericidin A/B family lipoprotein — MARKLILAVTAGVLAMSATACNTVQGVGEDVESVGEAGERAI; from the coding sequence ATGGCACGTAAATTAATTCTCGCGGTTACCGCAGGTGTTCTCGCCATGTCGGCCACGGCATGTAATACAGTGCAGGGCGTCGGCGAAGACGTTGAATCAGTTGGCGAAGCTGGCGAGCGCGCTATCTAG
- a CDS encoding DUF4262 domain-containing protein has translation MLDDGEQSFVVKVRELGWFRTSVFGDDEGPGFSFTTGFWVNASQPEVIIFSTKDDIAHDVFGDLFRDAKAGKTLPVGERTDAVFANLPAYAFLVAKKHYRDLLGWSRWFYGGDDFACLQIAWPDRAGKFPWEPDFDTEFCEDQPDLTERGWANEIAD, from the coding sequence GTGCTCGATGATGGCGAACAGTCTTTCGTCGTCAAAGTAAGGGAGCTTGGTTGGTTTCGGACGAGTGTTTTCGGCGACGATGAAGGTCCCGGCTTCTCATTCACCACGGGCTTTTGGGTGAACGCGAGCCAGCCTGAGGTCATCATTTTTAGCACGAAGGACGACATCGCTCACGATGTATTCGGCGACCTCTTCCGCGATGCCAAGGCAGGCAAAACCTTGCCCGTTGGTGAGCGAACGGATGCCGTCTTTGCCAATCTACCCGCCTACGCCTTCCTCGTCGCCAAGAAGCACTACCGAGATTTGCTCGGCTGGAGCCGCTGGTTCTACGGCGGCGATGATTTCGCCTGCCTGCAAATAGCTTGGCCAGACAGGGCTGGGAAATTTCCTTGGGAGCCAGACTTCGACACTGAGTTCTGTGAGGACCAGCCGGACCTTACAGAGCGAGGATGGGCGAACGAGATTGCGGACTGA
- a CDS encoding DMT family transporter has product MTETHTDRPMLALLVRLLGIMGFAVMAVLIKLAAESGIHIAELIFWRQFISIPILLAWAMMAGGVILLKTRRPRAHGIRAIYGLAGMVCNFGGVILLPLAEATTLGFSAPIFAVLLSIILLRETVGIWRWSAVLAGFAGIVVIAQPGGGHIPLFGAMVALGGAFMIALISIQIRDLGRTEKPMVIVFWFSVTSTIVAFPAMLWVSKSLTSYQWLLLLGIGLSGTWGQVLVTQALRFGKVSSVIVMDYSNLIWATLLGWLVFATVPPASTWVGAPLVIAAGVIIAWRERVTSSHRFIVEKDVAGT; this is encoded by the coding sequence GTGACCGAGACCCATACAGACAGGCCAATGCTGGCGCTTCTCGTGCGGTTGCTCGGTATCATGGGTTTTGCCGTGATGGCGGTGCTGATCAAGCTGGCTGCAGAGAGCGGCATTCATATTGCCGAACTGATATTCTGGCGGCAATTCATTTCCATCCCCATCCTTCTCGCCTGGGCGATGATGGCGGGTGGTGTGATCCTGCTCAAGACTCGGCGACCCAGGGCGCATGGCATCCGGGCGATTTACGGTCTGGCAGGAATGGTGTGCAATTTCGGCGGTGTGATCCTGTTGCCATTGGCAGAAGCCACTACGCTAGGCTTTTCCGCCCCAATTTTTGCAGTGCTTCTTTCAATCATCTTGCTGCGCGAAACCGTTGGCATATGGCGCTGGTCCGCGGTGCTGGCGGGCTTTGCCGGTATTGTCGTCATTGCGCAGCCGGGTGGAGGTCACATACCGCTGTTCGGCGCAATGGTTGCACTTGGCGGCGCATTCATGATTGCATTGATATCAATCCAGATCCGCGATCTTGGCCGGACGGAAAAGCCGATGGTGATTGTATTCTGGTTTTCAGTTACCAGCACAATCGTGGCATTTCCCGCTATGCTATGGGTCAGTAAATCGCTGACAAGCTATCAATGGCTCTTGCTGCTGGGAATTGGCCTATCGGGTACTTGGGGGCAGGTGCTGGTCACGCAGGCGCTGCGCTTTGGCAAGGTGTCCAGCGTAATCGTCATGGACTATTCCAACCTCATCTGGGCGACTTTACTGGGCTGGCTGGTATTTGCCACCGTCCCGCCTGCGTCGACATGGGTCGGTGCGCCGTTGGTAATCGCTGCCGGGGTGATCATCGCATGGCGAGAGCGTGTCACAAGCTCGCATCGCTTCATCGTCGAAAAAGACGTGGCCGGAACCTGA
- a CDS encoding CpaF family protein produces MSAFGRKNGAGGMGNGARPSFGVAKPMRGGSPGPAPAEKADAPPPGGDQFPPVPPEGAPVDSASSRNDDAMSRLSDRANAVHETQEVGGFEASVHKIKEQVLPRLLERVDPEAAASLSKEELSEEFRPIIMEVLAELKVTLNRREQFALEKVLIDELLGFGPLEELLGDPDVTDIMVNGPDQTYIEKKGKLIIAPIKFRDEGHLFQIAQRIVNQVGRRVDQTTPLADARLKDGSRVNVIVPPLSLRGTAISIRKFSEKPITLDNLKNWGSMDEKMCTALKIAGASRMNVVISGGTGSGKTTMLNSLSKMIDPGERVLTIEDAAELRLQQPHWLPLETRPPNLEGQGAITIGDLVKNALRMRPDRIILGEIRGAECFDLLAAMNTGHDGSMCTLHANSPRECLGRMENMILMGDIKIPKEAISRQIAESVDLIVQVKRLRDGSRRTTNVTEVIGMEGDVIVTQELFAFEYLDEGEDGKIIGEFRSSGLRPYTLEKARQFGFDQAYLEACL; encoded by the coding sequence ATGAGCGCTTTTGGACGCAAGAACGGAGCTGGGGGAATGGGCAATGGTGCGCGTCCGAGCTTCGGCGTGGCCAAGCCAATGCGCGGAGGCTCCCCCGGGCCTGCTCCAGCCGAGAAGGCCGATGCGCCTCCCCCCGGTGGCGACCAATTCCCGCCTGTGCCGCCCGAAGGTGCGCCGGTAGACTCTGCCAGTTCGCGCAATGACGATGCGATGAGCCGTCTTTCCGATCGCGCCAATGCTGTTCATGAAACACAAGAGGTCGGCGGATTCGAAGCAAGCGTTCACAAGATCAAGGAACAGGTGCTGCCGCGCCTGCTCGAACGTGTCGATCCCGAAGCGGCAGCCTCTCTCAGCAAGGAAGAGCTGTCCGAAGAGTTCCGCCCGATCATCATGGAAGTGCTGGCTGAATTGAAGGTCACGCTGAACCGGCGCGAACAATTCGCGCTGGAAAAGGTACTGATTGACGAATTGCTAGGCTTCGGCCCGCTGGAAGAATTGCTTGGCGATCCGGATGTGACCGATATCATGGTCAACGGCCCCGATCAGACCTACATCGAAAAGAAGGGCAAACTGATCATCGCGCCGATCAAATTTCGCGATGAAGGCCATTTGTTCCAGATTGCCCAGCGCATTGTGAACCAGGTTGGCCGCCGCGTCGATCAAACCACGCCACTGGCCGACGCCCGTTTGAAAGACGGTTCGCGTGTCAATGTGATCGTGCCCCCGCTGTCCCTGCGTGGCACCGCGATTTCCATTCGTAAGTTTTCGGAAAAGCCGATCACGCTAGATAACCTCAAGAACTGGGGTTCGATGGATGAAAAGATGTGTACCGCGCTGAAAATCGCCGGTGCCTCGCGCATGAATGTCGTGATTTCAGGCGGTACGGGTTCGGGTAAGACAACGATGCTAAACTCGCTGTCAAAAATGATTGATCCGGGCGAACGTGTGCTGACGATCGAGGACGCCGCCGAATTGCGTCTGCAACAGCCCCATTGGCTGCCGCTTGAAACGCGTCCTCCCAACCTTGAAGGCCAGGGCGCCATCACCATTGGCGATCTTGTGAAGAACGCCCTGCGTATGCGTCCTGATCGCATCATCCTGGGCGAAATTCGTGGCGCGGAATGTTTCGATCTTCTTGCCGCCATGAATACTGGCCACGATGGATCGATGTGTACACTTCACGCCAACAGCCCGCGTGAATGCCTTGGCCGTATGGAAAACATGATACTCATGGGCGACATCAAGATCCCCAAAGAAGCCATCAGCCGCCAGATCGCAGAATCTGTTGATCTTATCGTGCAGGTAAAACGTTTGCGTGACGGTTCACGACGCACGACAAATGTGACCGAAGTGATTGGCATGGAAGGCGATGTGATCGTTACGCAGGAGCTGTTCGCGTTCGAATATCTCGACGAAGGCGAAGACGGCAAGATCATCGGTGAATTCCGATCATCGGGCCTGCGGCCATACACGCTTGAAAAAGCGCGCCAGTTCGGCTTCGACCAGGCCTATCTGGAAGCGTGCCTATAG
- a CDS encoding glycosyltransferase: protein MIAFGAYDVGKPRVRLLIDALKKSDRLEAEIHVSVWQGVADKSVAGLAQFVGAAFRYLLGMPRALWRLSRHSGTAPLLLPYPGTPEIFLAGPIARARGRKVVLDAFLPIHDTIIRDRQMARENGIVARFLRWFEEAGLRQADVILVDTDAHGDFLSREYAIPRQRFETIVVGAEALFHQPPEPDDFEDILDPNETTPIILFYGQFIPLHGLATILEAAKLTRSEALRWIVVGSGQQEDLARKFVAENGSGRLTWVPWVDYRRLPALVARADICLGIFGGSDKAARVIPNKLFQALAMGKRVLTRSSPALDPLAEGFAERIVTIPPENAAALAEAVCDLVGRREPANASLLIELADILTPEAGVSRLITRLARE, encoded by the coding sequence GTGATCGCATTTGGGGCGTATGACGTCGGCAAGCCGCGTGTTCGGCTGCTGATTGACGCGTTGAAGAAGTCAGATAGGCTTGAGGCGGAAATTCATGTTTCCGTGTGGCAGGGCGTGGCCGATAAATCTGTTGCCGGGCTTGCCCAGTTCGTCGGCGCGGCATTTCGATATTTGCTGGGAATGCCGAGGGCGCTTTGGCGGTTGTCGAGGCATTCCGGGACCGCGCCTCTACTTCTTCCATATCCCGGAACGCCCGAAATTTTTCTTGCTGGACCAATTGCTCGGGCAAGGGGGCGCAAGGTGGTGCTGGACGCTTTCCTGCCGATCCATGACACCATCATACGTGATCGACAGATGGCGAGAGAAAATGGGATTGTGGCTCGCTTCCTGCGATGGTTTGAAGAAGCTGGCTTGCGACAGGCTGACGTTATCCTCGTCGATACAGACGCTCACGGTGATTTCCTGTCGCGCGAATATGCCATCCCGCGACAGCGTTTCGAGACTATCGTCGTCGGCGCAGAAGCGCTGTTTCATCAGCCGCCCGAGCCAGATGATTTCGAAGATATCCTTGATCCCAACGAAACCACGCCAATTATCCTCTTTTATGGACAATTTATTCCGCTTCACGGGCTCGCCACCATTCTGGAGGCAGCAAAACTGACGCGCAGTGAAGCGTTAAGGTGGATTGTGGTGGGTAGCGGACAGCAGGAAGATCTTGCGCGGAAGTTTGTAGCAGAGAACGGTAGTGGCAGGCTGACCTGGGTGCCATGGGTGGACTACAGAAGACTTCCTGCACTGGTTGCGCGAGCAGACATATGTCTTGGAATATTTGGCGGATCCGACAAGGCAGCGCGCGTCATTCCAAACAAGCTGTTTCAGGCACTGGCGATGGGCAAGCGAGTTCTTACGCGATCGAGCCCTGCGCTCGACCCATTGGCAGAGGGTTTCGCTGAGAGGATCGTGACTATTCCCCCTGAAAACGCCGCAGCATTGGCTGAGGCTGTTTGCGATCTGGTAGGGCGTAGAGAGCCAGCCAATGCATCTTTACTAATTGAACTAGCAGATATATTGACGCCGGAAGCAGGCGTAAGCCGGCTTATTACACGTCTGGCGCGCGAGTAA
- a CDS encoding deoxyguanosinetriphosphate triphosphohydrolase, giving the protein MSRAPYAADPAASRGREFSQAGDGTNGAVRGPRTAFQRDRDRIIHSIAFRRLAGKTQVFIAPDGDHYRVRLTHSLEVAQIGRVIARDLGLDEDLTEALCLAHDLGHPPFGHSGEEALDAALETRGGFDHNGHTLRTAMRIDSPYCGIPGLNLSWEVLEGLAKHNGPVKSPQWALAELDTAFPFDLARWPSLEAQLAALADDIAYDNHDIDDGLRAGFLHLDELLQLDFVADQWREVERRYPGADREQQLRELVRTQIGVMVNDLLETTRSNLKDVNAIEDVRNAGHALATFSPEMAGQERQLKRFMYERLYHHPDQLRTAGRAKNVIARLFAAFDQNPALMARGWAERVPATQPERGRHIADFIAGMTDNYAMRQYGNIFGSIPEGLSNV; this is encoded by the coding sequence ATGTCCCGCGCGCCCTATGCTGCTGATCCCGCTGCCAGTCGCGGGCGCGAATTCTCCCAGGCTGGTGACGGGACGAATGGCGCGGTGCGCGGCCCCCGCACCGCTTTCCAACGCGACCGTGACAGGATAATCCATTCAATTGCCTTTCGCCGTCTGGCGGGCAAGACGCAGGTTTTTATCGCGCCCGATGGCGATCACTATCGGGTGCGGCTGACACACAGCCTCGAAGTGGCGCAGATTGGCCGGGTCATTGCCCGCGATCTGGGTCTGGACGAGGATCTGACAGAGGCTTTGTGCCTGGCGCACGATCTGGGTCATCCGCCATTTGGCCATTCAGGCGAAGAAGCACTGGATGCAGCGCTGGAAACAAGAGGCGGCTTTGATCACAACGGCCACACCCTGCGCACTGCGATGCGGATAGACAGCCCCTATTGCGGAATCCCCGGTCTCAATCTCAGCTGGGAAGTGCTGGAAGGTCTTGCCAAGCACAATGGCCCTGTCAAATCACCGCAATGGGCTCTTGCCGAGCTCGACACAGCATTCCCATTTGATCTCGCACGTTGGCCTTCGCTGGAAGCGCAGTTGGCCGCGCTGGCGGACGATATTGCTTATGACAATCACGATATTGATGATGGCCTGCGTGCAGGTTTCCTGCATCTGGATGAACTCCTGCAGCTGGATTTTGTCGCCGATCAATGGCGCGAAGTCGAACGGCGTTATCCCGGCGCTGACCGTGAACAGCAATTGCGAGAACTGGTGCGCACCCAGATCGGGGTGATGGTCAATGATCTTCTGGAAACCACCCGCAGTAATCTGAAGGATGTGAACGCGATAGAGGACGTGCGCAATGCAGGCCACGCATTGGCCACATTCTCTCCAGAAATGGCCGGGCAGGAGCGGCAGCTGAAGCGGTTCATGTACGAACGCCTTTATCATCACCCGGACCAGCTACGCACCGCAGGGCGGGCAAAGAATGTCATTGCGAGGCTTTTTGCCGCATTTGATCAGAACCCCGCTTTGATGGCCCGTGGCTGGGCTGAGCGAGTTCCTGCCACGCAGCCTGAACGCGGACGTCATATCGCTGATTTCATTGCCGGGATGACGGATAATTATGCGATGCGGCAATATGGGAATATCTTCGGATCAATACCGGAAGGATTGTCCAATGTCTGA
- a CDS encoding S8 family serine peptidase yields the protein MKSIKFLALAGVAGVVTISAPVMSQRSENAATQSQGRIAGQYICVFDQNVVRRGQVTAAANRAANAQGGQVLYTYSNSIHGFATRASARGVENMQRANPWINYCVQDEIVTLAPPPGRGNGSGGGGDTSAQETPWGITRVGGFIDGSGFSRRAWVLDSGIDLDHPDLNVDTARSKDFTGSRKGAEDENGHGTHVAGTIAAIDNAIGVVGVAAGAPVVAVRVLDRRGSGAYSGIIAGVDYAAGNASAGDVANMSLGGGSYQPLNDAVQAAAAGGLHMVIAAGNDGADASNYSPASASGNRVYTISAIDQSDNLTSWSNYGAPVDWAEPGLGITSTWKGGGYDTISGTSMAAPHAAGILLATGGTLRVDGYAGNDPDNQPDPIGKR from the coding sequence ATGAAATCCATAAAATTCCTTGCACTTGCAGGCGTGGCTGGTGTTGTGACGATAAGCGCGCCGGTAATGTCACAGCGTAGTGAGAACGCGGCTACGCAATCACAGGGCCGCATTGCGGGTCAATATATCTGTGTTTTCGATCAGAACGTAGTTCGCCGTGGCCAGGTGACGGCCGCCGCTAATCGTGCTGCGAATGCGCAGGGCGGCCAGGTGCTCTATACCTACAGCAATTCCATTCACGGTTTCGCCACGCGTGCTTCTGCTCGCGGAGTGGAAAACATGCAGCGGGCCAACCCCTGGATCAATTATTGCGTGCAGGATGAAATCGTGACGCTTGCGCCGCCACCCGGACGCGGCAATGGCAGCGGTGGAGGTGGGGACACCTCTGCCCAGGAAACGCCATGGGGTATCACCCGCGTTGGCGGCTTTATCGATGGATCGGGTTTTTCACGCAGGGCATGGGTGCTTGATAGTGGCATCGATCTGGATCACCCCGATCTCAACGTGGACACCGCGCGCAGCAAGGATTTCACCGGAAGCCGCAAGGGTGCAGAAGATGAAAACGGCCATGGTACGCATGTCGCCGGCACTATTGCTGCTATCGACAATGCCATTGGAGTTGTCGGCGTAGCTGCGGGCGCACCCGTAGTGGCTGTGCGCGTGTTAGATCGCCGTGGTAGCGGTGCCTACTCCGGCATTATCGCTGGTGTCGATTACGCCGCCGGAAATGCTTCAGCAGGCGATGTCGCGAATATGAGCCTTGGTGGCGGATCCTATCAGCCGTTGAACGATGCTGTTCAGGCTGCGGCTGCGGGCGGTCTTCACATGGTGATCGCAGCGGGCAATGATGGCGCAGATGCGAGCAATTATTCACCCGCCAGCGCATCGGGTAACCGTGTCTATACGATCAGCGCGATTGACCAGAGCGACAATCTGACAAGCTGGTCCAATTACGGCGCGCCGGTCGATTGGGCAGAGCCAGGCCTCGGCATCACGTCTACCTGGAAGGGTGGCGGATATGACACCATTAGTGGCACCTCCATGGCTGCTCCGCATGCGGCCGGCATCCTGCTGGCGACCGGCGGAACGCTACGTGTCGATGGTTATGCCGGTAATGACCCGGACAACCAGCCGGACCCGATCGGCAAGCGCTGA
- a CDS encoding entericidin A/B family lipoprotein gives MKVITSVIMLFSMMTLPACNTVKGLGQDIESVGEAGDRAI, from the coding sequence TTGAAGGTTATCACTTCTGTCATCATGCTTTTTTCCATGATGACTCTACCAGCGTGCAATACCGTCAAGGGCCTTGGCCAGGACATAGAATCCGTCGGCGAAGCTGGCGATCGCGCCATCTGA